One region of Streptococcus parasanguinis genomic DNA includes:
- a CDS encoding metal ABC transporter permease, protein MLDLFQYDFMQRALLAMVAMSLFSPVLGIFLILRRQSLMSDTLSHVSLAGVAFGLFLGISPTLSTMIIVIIAAVFLEYLRTLFKDFMEIGTAILMSTGLALALVLMRGGGKSSMSLDQYLFGSTLTITDEQVIALFVIAFVVLVLTALFLRPMYILTFDEDTAFVDGLPVRTMSILFNVVTGVAIALMIPAAGSLLVSTIMVLPASIALKLGKNFRGVMLIAVIIGFIGMFSGLILSYIADTPASASITLLFVALFLLVNLGSRLRK, encoded by the coding sequence ATGCTTGATTTATTCCAGTATGATTTTATGCAACGGGCCTTGTTGGCTATGGTTGCCATGAGTCTTTTTTCTCCTGTATTAGGGATTTTCTTGATTTTAAGACGGCAGAGTCTTATGAGTGATACGCTAAGTCACGTCTCTCTTGCGGGTGTCGCTTTTGGGCTTTTCCTTGGGATCTCTCCAACGCTCTCGACTATGATCATTGTCATTATTGCTGCGGTTTTTCTTGAGTATTTGCGGACCTTATTTAAGGACTTTATGGAGATCGGGACGGCAATTTTAATGTCCACAGGTCTTGCCCTAGCTTTGGTACTGATGCGTGGTGGTGGGAAGAGCTCGATGAGTTTGGATCAATACTTGTTCGGTTCTACCCTAACCATTACGGATGAACAGGTGATTGCCTTGTTTGTGATTGCTTTTGTTGTATTAGTGTTGACGGCCTTATTCTTGCGTCCTATGTATATTTTGACCTTTGATGAAGATACGGCCTTTGTAGATGGCCTTCCGGTCCGGACCATGTCCATTTTATTTAATGTGGTAACGGGGGTTGCTATCGCCTTAATGATTCCTGCAGCAGGATCGTTATTGGTTTCAACCATCATGGTCTTACCGGCTAGTATTGCGCTGAAATTAGGGAAGAACTTCCGTGGGGTCATGCTGATTGCGGTCATCATTGGTTTTATCGGGATGTTTAGTGGGTTGATTTTGTCTTATATTGCAGATACACCAGCGAGTGCCAGCATCACGCTTTTATTTGTGGCACTGTTCTTGCTTGTGAATCTTGGATCACGTTTGAGGAAATAG
- a CDS encoding alpha-mannosidase: MENVVVHIISHSHWDREWYLPFESHRMQLVELFDNLFDLFENDPEFKSFHLDGQTIVLDDYLEIRPENRDKVQRYIDEGKLKIGPFYILQDDYLISSEANVRNTLIGQAECAKWGKSTQIGYFPDTFGNMGQAPQILQKSGIHVAAFGRGVKPIGFDNQVLEDEQFTSQFSEMYWQGADGSRVLGILFANWYSNGNEIPVDKDEALAFWKQKLADVRDYASTNQWLMMNGCDHQPVQRNLSEAIRVANELFPDVTFIHSSFDEYVQAVESALPEQLSTVTGELTSQETDGWYTLANTSSSRIYLKQAFQENSNLLEQVVEPLTIITGGHNHKDQLTYAWKTLLQNAPHDSICGCSVDDVHREMEVRFAKVNQVGNFVKTNLLNEWKGKLAAQKAQSEHLFTVINTGLHNKVDTVSTIVDVAVCPFKELHPTEGFKKMAALSLPDYHVEDLEGHLVEAEIEDLGASFGYTLPKDKFRQPYIARQVRVTVPVHLAPLSWTTFQLLEGKAPHHDGLFQNGVIDTPFVTLSIDDGLTLYDKTTNEAYEDFLRFEDRGDIGNEYIYFQPKGTEPIYAELTAYEVLENNARYAKILLKHDLTIPVSADEQLDAEQRGIIEFMNRKASRSEELTTIPLETEMTIFVDDPQIRFKTRFTNTAKDHRIRLLVKTHNTRPSNDSESIYEVVTRPNKPAASWENPENPQHQQAFVSLYDDVKGVTVANKGLHEYEILGDDTIAVTLLRASGELGDWGYFPTPEAQCLRNFEVEYAVECHQAQGRFSAFRRAKALQTPMTSLQVEKQEGSVAASGSLLKHTALTHPQVCPTAFKVAENEEGYILRYYNMSQENVRVSEGQQTVVDLLEQPYPVHTGLLAPQEIRTEWIKKEEV, translated from the coding sequence ATGGAAAATGTTGTTGTACATATCATCTCTCACAGCCACTGGGATCGTGAGTGGTATCTACCTTTTGAAAGCCACAGGATGCAATTGGTGGAACTGTTTGACAATCTCTTTGATCTTTTTGAAAATGATCCGGAGTTCAAAAGTTTCCACTTAGATGGACAAACCATTGTCCTTGACGACTATTTAGAAATTCGCCCTGAAAACCGCGACAAGGTGCAACGTTATATCGACGAGGGCAAGCTCAAGATTGGTCCTTTCTATATCTTGCAGGATGATTACCTGATCTCCAGTGAAGCCAACGTCCGCAATACCTTGATTGGACAGGCTGAATGCGCTAAATGGGGCAAATCCACTCAGATTGGTTACTTCCCAGATACCTTTGGAAATATGGGGCAAGCACCTCAAATTCTTCAAAAATCAGGTATCCACGTAGCAGCCTTTGGTCGTGGAGTCAAACCAATCGGATTTGACAACCAAGTCCTCGAAGATGAGCAGTTTACCTCTCAATTTTCTGAAATGTACTGGCAAGGGGCGGATGGTAGTCGCGTACTCGGTATTCTTTTTGCCAACTGGTACAGTAATGGGAATGAAATTCCAGTGGATAAAGATGAGGCTTTAGCTTTTTGGAAACAAAAATTGGCAGATGTTCGTGACTATGCCTCCACCAACCAATGGTTGATGATGAACGGTTGTGACCACCAACCCGTTCAACGGAACTTGAGTGAAGCTATTCGCGTGGCCAATGAACTCTTCCCTGACGTGACCTTTATTCATAGCTCTTTTGATGAATATGTTCAAGCAGTGGAAAGTGCGCTTCCTGAGCAATTATCTACGGTTACGGGAGAATTGACCAGTCAGGAAACCGATGGTTGGTACACACTGGCAAATACGTCTTCCTCTCGGATTTATCTCAAGCAAGCCTTCCAAGAAAACAGCAACTTGCTGGAGCAAGTGGTGGAACCTTTGACCATCATTACTGGTGGTCACAACCACAAGGATCAATTGACCTATGCCTGGAAGACACTCTTACAAAATGCGCCACACGATAGTATATGTGGATGTAGCGTAGATGATGTTCACCGTGAGATGGAAGTTCGTTTTGCCAAGGTCAATCAAGTCGGAAACTTTGTCAAGACCAACCTTCTCAACGAATGGAAAGGTAAACTAGCAGCTCAAAAAGCCCAGAGTGAGCACCTCTTTACGGTCATCAATACTGGCTTGCATAATAAGGTGGACACCGTCAGCACGATTGTCGATGTTGCGGTTTGTCCATTTAAGGAATTGCATCCGACAGAAGGCTTCAAGAAAATGGCCGCTTTGAGCTTGCCAGACTACCACGTAGAAGATTTAGAGGGGCATCTTGTAGAAGCAGAGATTGAGGACTTGGGAGCAAGCTTTGGCTATACCCTGCCTAAGGATAAATTCCGTCAACCCTATATTGCACGTCAAGTGCGCGTGACGGTTCCAGTTCACCTAGCGCCTCTTTCTTGGACCACCTTCCAGCTCTTAGAAGGCAAAGCACCTCATCATGATGGTCTGTTCCAAAATGGGGTGATCGATACGCCATTTGTAACCCTTAGTATCGATGATGGCTTGACCCTCTATGATAAAACGACCAATGAGGCTTATGAGGATTTCCTTCGCTTTGAAGATCGTGGGGATATCGGAAATGAATATATCTACTTCCAACCAAAAGGAACCGAACCGATCTATGCGGAGTTAACAGCTTATGAGGTCTTGGAAAACAATGCTCGCTATGCCAAAATCTTGCTCAAGCATGACTTGACGATCCCGGTTAGCGCGGATGAACAATTGGATGCGGAGCAAAGAGGCATTATCGAGTTTATGAACCGCAAGGCAAGTCGCTCAGAAGAGCTGACAACGATCCCTCTTGAAACGGAGATGACCATCTTTGTAGATGATCCACAAATTCGCTTCAAGACGCGCTTTACCAATACTGCCAAGGATCACCGCATCCGTCTTCTGGTCAAGACTCACAATACACGTCCAAGCAACGATTCTGAAAGTATCTATGAGGTTGTGACACGGCCAAATAAACCGGCTGCTTCTTGGGAAAATCCTGAAAATCCTCAACACCAGCAAGCTTTCGTCAGCTTGTATGATGACGTCAAAGGGGTAACAGTGGCCAATAAAGGATTGCATGAATACGAAATCCTTGGAGACGATACGATAGCTGTAACACTTCTCCGTGCTTCCGGTGAACTTGGTGACTGGGGCTATTTCCCAACACCAGAAGCACAATGTTTGCGGAACTTTGAGGTTGAATATGCAGTAGAATGCCATCAAGCTCAGGGGCGTTTCTCAGCCTTTCGTCGTGCCAAAGCTTTGCAGACACCGATGACCAGCCTTCAAGTTGAAAAACAAGAAGGAAGTGTAGCAGCGTCTGGTAGCTTACTCAAGCATACAGCCTTGACGCATCCTCAGGTTTGTCCAACAGCCTTTAAGGTAGCAGAAAATGAAGAAGGTTACATCCTTCGCTATTACAACATGAGCCAAGAAAATGTGCGCGTGTCAGAAGGACAACAAACGGTTGTCGATCTTCTGGAACAACCGTATCCGGTCCATACAGGTTTATTGGCACCGCAAGAAATCCGGACAGAATGGATTAAAAAAGAAGAAGTATAG
- a CDS encoding GH92 family glycosyl hydrolase — protein sequence MRTHCQTIDTRWGSDNHPHYSHGNTLPYTGVPFGMNYFLPQTTHEQGAWFFNPNLPIFQGFRLTHQPSPWIGDYAWCLITPITGDIASSDLFRRQSSYSMKEAIFQPHYLRIFSERYQIQSELVPSRYGAVMRFRAPEKLTLCFHAAKELEDLTLTDQTCHFHILDQAHTADTSYSFYLQWQFSQPIENVTHIDQDLFLTFASKEVTVQLGTSYLSQDMAHSHLPHLSLEEAKKEAADQWNQLLKRIEVKDAGGRDQAFFDHCLYRLLLFPQTFYETDTEGNDWHLDVTHNEIKPGKAYTNVGFWDLFRTSFPLFSLVYPDYYRHFLEGFLNTYKDTGFLPKWLAPDERGMMPGTLIDGVFADAVTKGIAPDLHENMLTAMLQTAQKIDPTQHFGRHGNESYKALGYLPDDFHESVSHSLDYAYSDFCIATVAKHLGHTETAARYAASSLSYRTLYDAQMGFMRARSTNGNFKEPFSPTSWGGDYAECSATQATFGALHDFSGLIELMGGKKAFTQRLLDLANQKPQFDVRGYGYEIHEMSEMAQAPFGQIAISNQPSFHIPYLFRHSLHPEYTNLLIHQIRSQAFHQNFQAYPGDEDNGSLSAWYIWSALGLYPTCPGKPIYDLGLPLFKEVLLHLPKQELKICANSHTAGAYFIQKALLDGKEKQEVSHQDLLEAQLLQFELSWLPPHT from the coding sequence ATGCGCACACATTGCCAAACCATCGATACCCGCTGGGGAAGCGATAATCATCCTCACTATTCCCACGGAAACACCCTCCCTTATACAGGAGTCCCTTTTGGGATGAACTACTTCCTTCCTCAGACGACACACGAACAAGGGGCTTGGTTTTTCAACCCCAATCTCCCTATTTTTCAGGGATTTCGTCTCACCCACCAGCCTAGTCCTTGGATAGGAGACTACGCTTGGTGCCTCATCACGCCCATCACAGGAGATATTGCAAGTTCCGACCTCTTCCGTCGCCAAAGCAGTTATTCGATGAAAGAAGCTATTTTCCAGCCCCACTACCTTCGGATTTTTTCGGAACGTTATCAGATTCAAAGCGAGCTGGTTCCAAGCCGCTACGGGGCTGTCATGCGCTTTCGAGCACCAGAAAAGCTGACTCTCTGCTTTCATGCAGCAAAGGAACTAGAGGACTTGACTCTGACAGACCAAACCTGCCACTTCCACATTCTGGATCAGGCCCATACCGCAGATACTTCCTACTCTTTCTATCTCCAGTGGCAATTTAGCCAGCCGATTGAGAACGTCACTCACATCGATCAAGATCTTTTTCTGACCTTTGCTAGCAAGGAAGTGACCGTCCAATTAGGAACTTCTTATCTGTCCCAAGACATGGCTCACAGTCATCTTCCCCACCTTTCCCTAGAGGAAGCTAAAAAAGAAGCAGCCGATCAATGGAATCAGCTGCTAAAACGAATTGAAGTAAAAGATGCTGGAGGGCGTGACCAAGCCTTTTTCGACCATTGCCTGTACCGACTCCTCCTTTTCCCTCAAACCTTTTATGAAACAGATACCGAGGGAAATGACTGGCACCTGGATGTTACTCATAATGAAATCAAACCAGGAAAAGCTTATACGAATGTCGGTTTTTGGGACCTCTTTCGGACCTCTTTTCCGCTCTTTAGTCTTGTCTACCCCGATTACTACCGTCACTTTCTCGAAGGATTTTTAAATACTTACAAGGATACTGGTTTTCTACCAAAATGGTTGGCCCCAGATGAACGAGGAATGATGCCAGGTACCCTCATCGATGGCGTCTTTGCGGATGCTGTCACAAAAGGGATCGCACCAGACCTACATGAAAACATGCTGACAGCTATGCTCCAGACGGCCCAAAAAATAGACCCCACTCAACATTTTGGCCGCCATGGCAATGAAAGCTACAAGGCCCTTGGCTACCTACCCGATGATTTTCACGAAAGTGTGAGCCACAGCCTAGATTATGCTTATAGTGATTTTTGCATTGCTACCGTTGCCAAGCACTTGGGGCATACAGAAACAGCCGCTCGCTATGCTGCTTCCAGCCTCTCCTACCGGACATTGTATGATGCCCAAATGGGCTTCATGAGGGCGCGATCCACTAATGGAAACTTTAAAGAACCCTTCTCTCCTACCAGCTGGGGAGGAGATTATGCAGAATGTTCTGCAACCCAGGCTACTTTTGGAGCCTTACACGACTTCTCCGGCCTGATAGAGCTAATGGGCGGTAAAAAAGCCTTCACCCAACGACTGCTGGATCTGGCCAATCAAAAACCTCAATTTGACGTAAGAGGATATGGCTATGAAATCCACGAAATGAGTGAAATGGCCCAAGCCCCATTTGGGCAGATCGCCATCTCCAATCAACCCAGCTTTCACATTCCCTACCTCTTCCGTCACAGCCTTCATCCCGAATACACCAATCTCCTGATCCACCAGATCCGTTCCCAAGCTTTCCATCAAAATTTCCAAGCCTATCCAGGTGATGAGGACAATGGTAGTCTATCTGCTTGGTACATCTGGTCAGCCCTTGGGCTCTATCCAACCTGCCCAGGAAAACCAATCTATGATCTGGGACTCCCTCTCTTTAAAGAAGTCCTTCTCCATCTTCCCAAGCAAGAGCTCAAGATTTGCGCCAACTCACACACTGCAGGCGCCTATTTCATCCAAAAAGCCCTATTAGATGGCAAAGAAAAACAAGAGGTTTCCCATCAAGATCTCCTTGAAGCCCAATTGCTCCAATTTGAGCTTTCTTGGCTTCCCCCACATACATAA
- a CDS encoding zinc-dependent MarR family transcriptional regulator has protein sequence MSEVANKIDRFLNSILLLSENQHEILVGSCTSGVSLTNTQEHILMLVADEALTNSVLAKKLNVSQAAITKAVKPLLSQGMLETYRDENDARVLYYRLTEIGKPIALEHQHHHQHTLHTYEDVLSKFTKNEQGVISRFLDLLEEEL, from the coding sequence TTGTCTGAAGTTGCAAACAAAATCGATCGATTTTTAAATTCTATTTTATTGTTATCAGAAAATCAGCATGAGATTTTAGTTGGTTCTTGTACAAGTGGTGTTTCATTAACCAACACTCAGGAACATATCTTGATGCTGGTTGCTGATGAAGCTCTAACCAATTCTGTCTTAGCTAAGAAATTGAATGTCAGTCAGGCTGCTATCACGAAGGCCGTGAAGCCCTTATTAAGTCAGGGGATGCTGGAGACTTATCGAGATGAAAATGATGCTCGGGTTCTCTATTATCGCTTAACTGAGATTGGTAAGCCAATTGCATTAGAGCATCAGCACCACCATCAGCATACCCTTCACACTTATGAGGATGTTTTGTCGAAGTTTACCAAGAATGAGCAAGGGGTTATTTCGCGGTTTTTAGATTTATTGGAAGAGGAGTTATAG
- a CDS encoding metal ABC transporter ATP-binding protein — MRYITVSNLSFYYDREPVLEGINYYLDSGEFVTLTGENGAAKSTLIKASLGILQPKVGTVEISKTNVKGKKLRIAYLPQQIASFNAGFPSTVYEFVKSGRYPRKGWFRKLNEHDEKHILKSLESVGMLEFKDRAIGSLSGGQKQRAVIARMFASDPDIFVLDEPTTGMDATTKSDFYELMHHSAHHHQKSVLMITHDPEEVSQFADRNIHLVRDQSSPWRCFNVHDTEGEGDHA; from the coding sequence TTGAGGTATATTACGGTTTCAAATTTATCGTTCTATTATGATCGAGAACCGGTTTTAGAAGGGATCAATTACTACTTAGATAGTGGAGAGTTTGTTACGCTGACTGGTGAGAATGGGGCTGCTAAGTCAACCTTGATTAAGGCTAGCCTTGGCATCTTACAGCCCAAGGTTGGGACTGTTGAGATTTCAAAGACGAATGTTAAGGGAAAGAAGTTAAGGATTGCTTATTTGCCGCAACAAATTGCTAGTTTTAATGCAGGGTTTCCAAGTACGGTCTATGAATTTGTGAAATCAGGTCGGTATCCTCGTAAAGGATGGTTTCGAAAGTTGAATGAGCACGATGAAAAACATATTCTGAAGAGTTTGGAATCTGTTGGGATGCTGGAGTTCAAGGATCGGGCGATTGGTTCTTTGTCTGGTGGTCAGAAACAGCGTGCTGTCATTGCTCGGATGTTTGCTTCAGATCCGGATATCTTTGTTTTAGATGAACCTACGACAGGGATGGATGCGACGACAAAGAGTGATTTTTATGAGTTGATGCATCACAGTGCGCATCACCATCAAAAATCTGTTTTGATGATTACGCATGATCCTGAAGAGGTTAGCCAATTTGCGGATCGGAATATTCATTTGGTTCGTGACCAAAGCTCTCCTTGGAGATGTTTTAATGTCCATGATACTGAAGGGGAGGGTGACCATGCTTGA
- a CDS encoding zinc ABC transporter substrate-binding protein AdcA, with protein sequence MNFKKFGWLLLVALTLVLTACGKSQSQNGKLKVMTTFYPVYDFTKNIVGDEGTVDLLIGAGSEPHEYELSAKGRAMIQDSDVFVYENENMETWVPNLLKSMKDKKTKVIDATKGMVLLPGLEEEHEHEGGEEHHHEYDPHLWLSPHRAMKMVESIRDQLVAAYPDKKKTFEKNAQAYLKKLQALDQAYQDGLKDAKQKNFVTQHAAFRYLALDYGLNQVAISGISPDSEPSAARLRELTEYIKKNEIKVIYFEENASKSLAKTLSSEAGVELAVLNPLESLTDQEMKDGEDYVSVMKENLKALEKTTSQAGKDIQPEHEEDAKTVQKGYFEDSQVKDRSLENYAGDWKSVYPYLQDGTLDQVFDYKAKLNPTMTAAEYKEYYTKGYQTDIDRIKIDKDSMEFYQKGSSKKYTYKYVGKHILTYKKGNRGVRYLFEAKESDAGDFKYVQFSDHEITPAKAAHFHIFHGGKSQEALYDELENWPTYYPSNLSGLEVAQEMLAH encoded by the coding sequence ATGAACTTTAAAAAATTTGGTTGGTTATTGTTAGTGGCTTTAACACTTGTTTTGACAGCTTGTGGCAAAAGTCAGAGTCAAAATGGGAAATTAAAAGTGATGACCACTTTTTATCCTGTTTATGATTTTACAAAAAATATTGTCGGAGATGAAGGAACGGTAGACCTGCTCATTGGAGCGGGATCAGAGCCTCATGAATATGAATTGTCTGCTAAGGGGCGGGCTATGATTCAAGATTCGGATGTTTTCGTCTATGAAAATGAAAATATGGAAACGTGGGTTCCAAATCTTTTGAAATCAATGAAGGATAAGAAAACCAAAGTGATCGATGCTACCAAGGGCATGGTCTTGCTTCCTGGATTGGAAGAGGAACATGAACACGAAGGGGGCGAAGAACACCATCATGAATATGATCCTCACCTTTGGCTCTCTCCACATCGTGCCATGAAGATGGTAGAGTCGATTCGTGATCAATTGGTGGCAGCTTATCCAGATAAGAAAAAGACGTTTGAGAAAAATGCCCAAGCCTATCTAAAGAAATTACAGGCCTTGGATCAAGCTTATCAGGATGGATTGAAAGATGCGAAACAAAAGAATTTTGTAACCCAACACGCGGCTTTCCGTTACTTGGCCTTGGATTATGGCTTAAACCAGGTGGCCATTTCAGGGATTTCACCTGATAGCGAGCCTTCTGCTGCACGATTGCGTGAATTGACAGAGTATATCAAGAAAAATGAGATCAAGGTCATTTACTTTGAGGAAAATGCTTCTAAGTCCTTGGCGAAAACCTTGTCTTCTGAAGCTGGTGTTGAGTTGGCTGTCTTAAATCCTTTGGAAAGCCTGACGGATCAAGAAATGAAAGATGGCGAAGACTACGTGTCTGTTATGAAGGAGAATCTGAAGGCGCTAGAGAAAACAACGTCACAAGCTGGTAAGGATATTCAACCGGAACATGAGGAAGATGCTAAGACAGTTCAAAAGGGCTATTTCGAGGATAGTCAAGTGAAGGATCGTAGCTTGGAAAATTATGCGGGTGATTGGAAATCAGTTTATCCATACTTGCAAGATGGAACTTTGGATCAGGTCTTTGATTATAAGGCAAAATTAAATCCAACTATGACGGCTGCTGAGTATAAGGAATATTATACCAAGGGTTACCAAACAGATATTGATCGGATTAAGATTGATAAGGATTCAATGGAGTTTTATCAAAAAGGATCTTCTAAGAAATATACCTATAAATACGTAGGTAAGCACATTTTGACTTATAAGAAGGGAAATCGTGGTGTTCGTTATCTCTTTGAAGCGAAAGAGAGCGATGCGGGAGACTTCAAATATGTTCAATTTAGTGACCATGAAATTACTCCGGCAAAGGCAGCTCACTTCCACATTTTCCATGGAGGAAAGAGTCAAGAAGCGCTTTATGATGAGTTAGAAAATTGGCCAACGTATTATCCTTCCAACTTATCTGGTTTAGAAGTGGCACAGGAAATGCTGGCTCATTAA
- a CDS encoding DUF6287 domain-containing protein, giving the protein MKKVGAILVSFLSVVLLIACSQQGTSKKSTTSSSQTTTSSEVKKTDASSSEVKEKEKKEEKKEVKKMDLEAIANGDYSSIAGVWQDDKGNKLVFNDKGLVSQELEGYGASLTDYGTASEGIYGGRDGGFLLEYIPAGVTIGDQVDDQGQVVFKDTSDASKNRLWSGVGIASFGEQGSIYYHVGDE; this is encoded by the coding sequence ATGAAAAAAGTTGGTGCAATTCTTGTGAGTTTTCTCAGTGTGGTCCTGTTGATAGCTTGTTCGCAACAGGGAACGAGCAAAAAATCAACCACTTCCTCTAGTCAAACGACGACCTCTTCTGAAGTCAAAAAGACGGATGCTTCTAGTTCGGAAGTGAAGGAGAAAGAAAAAAAAGAAGAGAAAAAAGAAGTGAAGAAAATGGATCTTGAAGCGATTGCCAATGGAGACTACAGCAGTATTGCTGGTGTCTGGCAAGATGATAAGGGAAACAAGCTGGTCTTTAACGACAAAGGGTTGGTCTCGCAAGAGTTAGAGGGCTATGGAGCTTCTTTGACGGATTACGGAACCGCCTCAGAAGGCATTTATGGTGGGCGTGATGGAGGCTTCTTGTTGGAGTATATTCCTGCAGGAGTGACCATTGGTGATCAGGTCGATGATCAAGGACAAGTCGTCTTTAAGGACACATCAGATGCCTCTAAAAACCGCTTGTGGTCAGGTGTTGGTATCGCTAGTTTTGGGGAACAAGGCTCGATCTACTATCATGTAGGAGATGAATAA
- a CDS encoding glycoside hydrolase family 125 protein has protein sequence MTYSKEIVREWLDQVAERAKEYPEWVDVFERCYTDTLDNTVEILEDGSTFVLTGDIPAMWLRDSTAQLRPYLHVAKRDPRLRQTIAGLVKRQMTLILKDPYANSFNIEENWKGHHETDHTDLNGWIWERKYEVDSLCYPLQLAYLLWKETGETSQFDETFITATKEILHLWAVEQDHKNSPYRFVRDTDRKEDTLVNDGFGPDFAVTGMTWSAFRPSDDCCQYSYLIPSNMFAVVVLGYVQEIFAALNLVDSESVIADAKRLQAEIQEGIENYAYTTNSKGEKIYAFEVDGLGNASIMDDPNVPSLLAAPYLGYCAIDDEVYQATRRTILSPENPYFYEGKYASGLGSSHTFYRYIWPIALSIQGLTTTDKAEKKFLLDQLVACDGGTGVMHESFHVDDPTKYSREWFSWANMMFCELVLDYLDIR, from the coding sequence ATGACCTATTCAAAAGAAATTGTGCGAGAATGGTTGGATCAAGTGGCTGAGCGAGCTAAGGAGTACCCTGAGTGGGTGGATGTCTTTGAACGTTGTTATACAGACACTTTGGACAATACAGTTGAAATTTTAGAAGATGGTTCAACCTTTGTGTTAACAGGGGACATCCCAGCTATGTGGTTGCGTGACTCGACGGCTCAATTGAGGCCCTATCTTCATGTGGCAAAAAGAGACCCTCGTTTGCGTCAGACCATTGCTGGTTTGGTCAAACGCCAGATGACCTTGATTCTCAAAGATCCCTATGCCAACTCTTTTAATATTGAGGAGAACTGGAAAGGCCATCACGAGACTGACCATACAGATCTCAATGGCTGGATTTGGGAGCGCAAGTATGAGGTGGATTCGCTGTGCTATCCCTTGCAGTTGGCTTACCTCCTTTGGAAGGAAACTGGTGAGACTAGCCAATTTGATGAAACCTTTATCACTGCGACCAAGGAAATCCTTCATCTCTGGGCAGTGGAACAAGACCACAAGAACTCCCCTTATCGCTTCGTTCGGGATACAGATCGTAAGGAAGATACGCTGGTAAATGACGGCTTTGGTCCTGACTTTGCTGTGACAGGGATGACCTGGTCAGCCTTTCGTCCAAGTGATGACTGCTGTCAGTATAGTTACTTGATTCCGTCCAATATGTTCGCAGTCGTTGTCTTGGGTTATGTCCAAGAAATCTTTGCAGCATTGAATCTAGTTGATAGTGAGAGTGTCATTGCAGATGCCAAACGCCTCCAAGCGGAGATTCAAGAAGGGATCGAAAACTACGCCTACACTACTAACAGTAAGGGCGAGAAGATCTATGCCTTTGAGGTAGACGGTTTGGGAAATGCTAGCATCATGGATGATCCAAACGTGCCAAGCTTGTTGGCAGCTCCTTATCTTGGCTACTGCGCGATCGACGATGAGGTCTACCAAGCTACTCGTCGGACGATTTTGAGCCCTGAAAATCCATACTTCTATGAAGGGAAGTACGCAAGCGGACTCGGAAGTTCTCATACCTTCTATCGCTATATCTGGCCGATTGCTTTATCCATCCAAGGATTGACAACGACAGATAAAGCTGAGAAGAAATTCTTGCTGGATCAGTTGGTTGCCTGCGATGGTGGAACAGGTGTCATGCACGAAAGTTTCCACGTGGATGATCCAACCAAATATTCGCGTGAATGGTTCTCTTGGGCCAACATGATGTTCTGTGAATTGGTCTTGGATTACTTGGATATTCGCTAA
- a CDS encoding NAD(+) diphosphatase, whose protein sequence is MRGLDFTGKITFKNFKKEVSIFDKTMTCCPECGHPLEKKFLKDEGDIPYCSQCASFRFPVFNTAISAILFNEKHDKILLIKQYDMAEHILLAGYVSNDIHNQFLQSLKAINLASLITDMGNKIAQN, encoded by the coding sequence TTGCGTGGTCTCGATTTTACTGGTAAAATTACTTTTAAGAACTTTAAAAAAGAGGTTTCTATATTTGACAAAACAATGACTTGTTGTCCCGAATGTGGGCATCCTTTGGAGAAAAAATTTTTAAAAGATGAGGGAGATATTCCTTATTGTTCACAATGTGCGAGTTTTCGTTTTCCAGTCTTTAATACAGCAATTAGTGCGATTTTATTTAATGAAAAACATGATAAGATTCTCTTGATTAAGCAATATGACATGGCTGAGCATATTTTGCTAGCTGGTTATGTGTCTAATGATATTCACAACCAATTTCTACAATCATTAAAGGCAATTAATTTAGCCTCTCTTATTACGGATATGGGTAATAAAATTGCACAAAACTAG
- a CDS encoding DMT family transporter encodes MSYFYLFIAIVGEILGTNLLKLSDGFTKPIPTVSALLSYGVCFYFLSLAMQKIPLGIAYATWSAVGLVLTASIAVMIFKETLNVYSIIGLILIIIGVVMVNLLGNAGH; translated from the coding sequence ATGTCATACTTTTATCTTTTTATCGCCATTGTAGGAGAGATATTGGGAACTAACCTTTTGAAATTATCAGACGGTTTTACAAAGCCTATTCCAACCGTTTCTGCCCTACTTAGCTATGGCGTTTGTTTCTATTTCCTCTCACTAGCAATGCAAAAAATTCCTTTAGGAATAGCTTATGCAACATGGTCAGCTGTCGGTTTAGTTTTGACAGCCTCTATCGCAGTAATGATTTTCAAAGAAACACTAAATGTTTATAGCATTATCGGTTTAATTTTGATTATCATTGGTGTTGTCATGGTTAACTTATTAGGAAATGCAGGACATTAA